The following are encoded in a window of Thermococcus alcaliphilus genomic DNA:
- the gatD gene encoding Glu-tRNA(Gln) amidotransferase subunit GatD — protein sequence MRKVELFMKEKGIEIGDYVEVVEKENGTRVTHRGIVMPPYELSKGETLTIKLDNGYNIGILIDQIAEVKILEKAKPRKEISFKEVLPKKPGLPNVTIIGTGGTIASKIDYKTGAVHAAFTAEELAKAVPEIFEIANITPKLLFNIMSEDMRPEYWKKMAHEVAKALNSGEDGVIIGHGTDTMGYSAAALSFMLRDLGKPVIFVGSQRSSDRPSSDAAMNLICSTRMAVEDFGEVAVVMHGETSDTYCLAHRGTKVRKMHTSRRDAFRSINDVPIAKIWSDGRVEYLRDDYRKRRESEVWVDDKLEEKVALIKVYPGMSGELIDFLVDKGYKGIVIEGTGLGHTPNEIIPTIERAVEEGVAVCMTSQCLYGRVNLNVYSTGRKLLKAGVIPCEDMLPETAYVKLIWVLGHTQNLEEVRKMMLTNYAGEITPYTRFDTYLR from the coding sequence ATGAGGAAAGTCGAGCTTTTCATGAAGGAAAAAGGCATTGAAATTGGCGATTATGTTGAGGTTGTGGAAAAGGAAAACGGCACAAGAGTCACTCACAGGGGCATTGTAATGCCCCCATATGAGCTTTCAAAGGGAGAAACCCTTACAATAAAGCTGGACAACGGGTACAACATCGGGATTTTAATCGACCAGATAGCAGAAGTAAAGATCCTCGAAAAAGCCAAGCCAAGAAAAGAGATTTCATTTAAAGAAGTTTTACCTAAAAAACCTGGGCTTCCAAACGTTACCATAATAGGAACCGGAGGAACCATAGCGAGCAAAATAGATTACAAAACTGGTGCGGTTCATGCGGCATTTACAGCTGAGGAGCTCGCAAAAGCCGTTCCGGAAATTTTTGAAATAGCAAACATAACCCCAAAGCTTCTCTTTAACATAATGAGCGAAGATATGAGGCCTGAATACTGGAAAAAGATGGCTCATGAGGTTGCAAAGGCACTCAACAGTGGGGAGGATGGAGTTATAATAGGACATGGAACAGACACGATGGGGTATTCTGCTGCTGCATTAAGCTTCATGCTGAGGGATTTAGGAAAGCCTGTAATCTTCGTTGGCTCCCAGAGGAGTAGCGATAGACCTTCAAGCGATGCTGCGATGAATTTAATATGCTCCACCAGGATGGCAGTTGAGGACTTTGGTGAGGTTGCCGTTGTGATGCACGGAGAAACCAGCGACACCTACTGTTTGGCACACAGAGGGACAAAGGTTAGAAAAATGCACACCTCAAGGAGAGACGCCTTCAGGAGTATAAACGACGTTCCCATAGCAAAGATATGGTCCGATGGAAGAGTCGAGTACCTAAGGGACGATTACAGAAAAAGAAGGGAGAGCGAAGTATGGGTTGATGACAAGCTTGAAGAAAAAGTTGCCCTAATAAAGGTTTATCCAGGCATGAGCGGAGAGCTCATAGACTTTTTAGTGGATAAAGGCTACAAGGGAATTGTAATAGAGGGCACAGGTCTCGGCCACACACCAAACGAGATAATTCCAACTATAGAAAGGGCAGTTGAGGAAGGTGTTGCAGTTTGCATGACGAGCCAGTGCCTTTACGGTAGAGTCAACCTCAACGTCTATTCCACTGGGAGAAAGCTCCTTAAAGCCGGTGTTATTCCATGTGAAGACATGCTTCCAGAGACGGCTTACGTGAAGCTCATATGGGTTCTTGGTCATACGCAGAACCTTGAGGAAGTTAGAAAGATGATGCTTACAAACTATGCTGGAGAGATTACCCCCTACACAAGATTTGACACTTATCTGAGGTGA
- a CDS encoding radical SAM protein, with product MIVAIVDGYTDEPAGLGVPPYLGIYPRYAYGAIKKARKDARIFYLTIDDLRFTFEGEQGIKTKNKTPNVYKTKEILEKADVIIYIGGLHTPGKYLSAVPSQVEEVAKFIKPFKGIKILGGPAFMGSAHEGGTKISSRELTLAHAIFDHIVYSDLEAFLYDFFTNPKDANPFRFRDYLELRDYALLGAEVVKQFPDYPDFVIVEIETQRGCPKAAGIGGCSFCTEPVRYKSIEDRPIEDIVKEVEVLYNLGVRHFRVGRQSCIFSYMAKPNGRVPIPNPEALEMLFKGIRVVAPDVKTLHVDNANPAVIANYPEESIKIAKTLIKYGTPGNVVAFGLETADPKVARLNNLNSTAEETYEAVRILNEVGAKRGYNGMPWLLPGINILFGLPGETKKTYELTYEFLKKILDDGLLVRRINIRQVVVFPGTPLWHMRDKVKTEKHKALIKHYKYKIRHEIDYPMLKRLVPVGTILRDVRAEVFDNGLTYGRQIGSYPLIVGIPKKIELNRFYDVLIVDHGFRSITGIPVPVNVNRESSKVLSYLPGIGKKKVAKILAKRPFKSKEEFLEVIEAEKREMYKRAIEI from the coding sequence ATGATAGTTGCGATAGTTGATGGCTACACCGACGAACCAGCGGGACTTGGAGTGCCTCCATATTTGGGGATCTACCCAAGATACGCCTACGGTGCAATAAAAAAAGCCAGAAAAGATGCGAGAATTTTTTACCTCACGATAGATGACCTCCGCTTTACTTTTGAAGGCGAGCAAGGAATAAAAACCAAAAACAAAACTCCCAACGTGTATAAAACAAAAGAAATTCTTGAGAAAGCTGATGTGATCATATACATCGGTGGGCTGCATACTCCAGGGAAATACCTTTCTGCGGTTCCTTCTCAAGTGGAAGAGGTTGCAAAGTTTATAAAACCCTTCAAGGGCATTAAAATCCTCGGCGGGCCGGCTTTTATGGGCTCAGCCCATGAAGGTGGGACAAAGATAAGCTCAAGGGAACTAACCCTTGCCCATGCAATTTTTGACCACATCGTTTACAGCGACCTGGAGGCTTTTCTTTATGACTTCTTCACAAACCCTAAGGACGCAAATCCATTTCGCTTTAGGGACTATTTGGAATTAAGGGACTACGCACTCTTAGGTGCCGAAGTTGTGAAGCAATTTCCCGATTACCCGGATTTTGTTATAGTGGAAATCGAAACCCAGAGAGGATGTCCCAAAGCTGCGGGCATAGGAGGGTGTTCCTTCTGCACTGAACCCGTGAGATACAAATCAATAGAAGACCGACCTATTGAAGACATCGTTAAGGAAGTTGAAGTGCTCTATAACCTAGGAGTAAGGCACTTTAGGGTAGGAAGGCAGAGCTGTATCTTTTCATACATGGCTAAGCCGAACGGCAGGGTTCCGATTCCAAACCCAGAAGCCCTTGAGATGCTTTTTAAGGGAATTAGAGTAGTTGCCCCAGATGTGAAGACTTTGCATGTAGACAATGCCAATCCAGCGGTTATAGCAAATTATCCTGAGGAAAGCATTAAAATTGCGAAGACGCTTATAAAATACGGCACACCTGGAAACGTCGTTGCCTTTGGGCTTGAAACGGCCGACCCAAAGGTTGCAAGGCTCAATAACCTGAACTCCACAGCGGAGGAAACCTACGAAGCGGTTAGGATTTTGAATGAAGTCGGTGCCAAAAGAGGTTACAACGGAATGCCCTGGCTTTTACCAGGAATAAACATACTCTTCGGCCTTCCTGGAGAAACCAAGAAGACTTACGAGCTTACCTATGAGTTCTTAAAGAAAATCCTCGACGATGGGCTGTTGGTGAGGAGGATAAACATAAGGCAGGTCGTTGTCTTTCCAGGGACGCCTTTGTGGCATATGAGGGATAAGGTAAAGACCGAGAAGCACAAAGCCCTCATAAAGCACTACAAGTACAAGATAAGGCACGAAATAGACTATCCTATGCTTAAAAGGCTCGTGCCGGTGGGGACGATTTTGAGGGATGTTAGGGCGGAGGTGTTTGATAACGGCCTAACATACGGCAGGCAGATAGGGAGCTACCCCCTAATAGTCGGAATCCCAAAGAAAATTGAGCTGAACAGGTTTTACGATGTTTTAATTGTTGATCACGGCTTTAGGAGCATAACTGGAATCCCTGTGCCTGTAAACGTGAACAGGGAGAGCTCAAAGGTTTTAAGCTATCTGCCTGGAATTGGAAAGAAAAAAGTTGCAAAGATCCTCGCAAAAAGACCGTTCAAAAGCAAGGAGGAGTTTTTGGAGGTTATAGAAGCAGAGAAGAGAGAAATGTACAAAAGAGCTATAGAAATTTAA
- the rsmA gene encoding 16S rRNA (adenine(1518)-N(6)/adenine(1519)-N(6))-dimethyltransferase RsmA gives MYSKVFSLISKYHLKPNSDLGQNFLIVEDVIQREVERAEIKESETVLEIGPGLGGLTDELAKRAKKVYAIEKDSRIIEILRGEYRWDNVELIHGDALKIDFPEFDKIVSNLPYQISSPITFKLLKYDFKKAVLIYQLEFAQRMVAKPGDKNYSRLSVMVQAKAEAELVEKIGRGAFYPKPKVDSAVIVMTPKPKDEQVNLNENLVKALFQHRRKLASKALKDSYHMLGLTKDEFKKLKPIIEHIPHSQKRVFQLSIEEIKDIEEYLRQNGLL, from the coding sequence ATGTACTCCAAGGTCTTTTCTTTAATTTCTAAATACCACCTAAAGCCGAATTCCGATCTTGGCCAAAATTTTCTCATAGTGGAAGATGTTATTCAGAGAGAAGTGGAAAGGGCAGAAATAAAGGAAAGCGAGACCGTTCTTGAAATAGGACCCGGTTTAGGGGGGCTAACAGACGAGCTGGCAAAGAGGGCAAAGAAGGTTTACGCCATAGAAAAGGATTCACGGATAATCGAAATCCTGAGGGGAGAGTACAGATGGGATAATGTGGAGCTCATACACGGAGATGCCCTCAAAATAGACTTTCCCGAATTTGATAAGATAGTTTCCAACCTTCCCTACCAGATATCTTCTCCCATAACCTTTAAACTTCTGAAGTATGACTTCAAGAAAGCCGTGCTTATTTATCAGCTTGAATTTGCCCAACGAATGGTGGCAAAGCCAGGAGATAAGAACTACTCCCGCCTCTCTGTAATGGTGCAGGCTAAGGCTGAGGCTGAGCTTGTTGAAAAAATTGGCAGAGGAGCATTCTACCCAAAACCGAAAGTTGATTCCGCAGTAATAGTAATGACGCCCAAACCCAAAGATGAACAAGTCAATCTAAACGAGAACCTCGTGAAGGCCCTCTTCCAGCACAGGAGAAAGCTGGCAAGCAAGGCACTAAAAGACTCTTACCATATGCTAGGCCTCACAAAAGATGAGTTCAAGAAACTTAAGCCCATCATTGAACACATTCCCCACTCTCAAAAAAGAGTATTTCAGCTGTCCATAGAGGAGATAAAAGATATCGAAGAATACCTAAGACAAAATGGACTACTTTGA
- a CDS encoding tRNA pseudouridine(54/55) synthase Pus10 — protein MIIEKAEEILKEHKLCDHCLGRAFALLGKGDNHIRGKSIRLVINMEREARGEESFQEPQECELCGNIFKKTEYLARLCYDKVSRLGLEFESFLVGSRVPKEIVEKEREIIEKFGLKYAEPINRELNREIGKVLELILQKPVNKSNPDVVFIVEPYNERVELQIKPLYIYGRYRKLVRGIPQTPLRGFKESVASIICKPFSKATKGKCIFHGAGREDVDVRMLGNGRPFVVEVKRPIKRHIDLEKIAEEINKSGKVEVLGLRFITKEEAEKVLTSNHKKEYEALVYVEEGISREEVEKVVKALEGATIHQRTPRRVLGRRADLVRVRKVHEAEGELLDERHFKLRLITDGGLYIKELISGDNGRTTPSVSEILGKKAWCEKLDVLNILDEQ, from the coding sequence ATGATAATAGAAAAGGCCGAAGAGATACTCAAAGAGCACAAACTCTGTGATCACTGCTTGGGAAGGGCCTTTGCCCTGCTTGGGAAGGGAGACAATCACATCCGAGGGAAATCAATAAGGTTAGTCATTAATATGGAAAGAGAAGCTAGAGGCGAAGAGAGCTTTCAGGAGCCCCAAGAGTGTGAGCTTTGCGGAAATATCTTCAAAAAGACCGAGTATCTTGCAAGGCTTTGCTATGATAAGGTTTCAAGGCTTGGACTTGAGTTTGAGAGCTTTCTCGTTGGCTCAAGGGTTCCCAAGGAAATTGTAGAGAAAGAACGGGAGATAATTGAAAAGTTTGGGTTGAAGTATGCTGAACCAATAAACAGAGAATTGAACAGAGAAATTGGAAAGGTCCTTGAACTCATACTTCAAAAGCCTGTAAACAAGAGCAACCCAGATGTTGTTTTTATAGTGGAGCCATACAACGAGAGGGTGGAACTCCAGATAAAGCCTCTCTACATCTACGGTCGCTACAGGAAGCTAGTTAGGGGGATCCCTCAAACGCCATTAAGGGGATTCAAAGAAAGTGTTGCGTCAATAATCTGCAAACCTTTTTCAAAAGCGACAAAAGGAAAATGCATATTCCACGGAGCTGGAAGAGAGGATGTAGATGTGAGAATGCTTGGGAATGGGCGACCTTTTGTTGTTGAGGTTAAGAGACCAATAAAAAGGCATATTGACTTAGAGAAAATTGCAGAGGAAATCAACAAGAGCGGGAAAGTTGAGGTCTTAGGGCTTAGGTTTATAACCAAGGAAGAAGCCGAAAAGGTTCTCACGTCAAACCACAAAAAAGAATACGAGGCCCTTGTTTATGTTGAGGAGGGCATCAGCAGGGAAGAGGTTGAAAAGGTCGTTAAGGCACTCGAAGGAGCAACCATTCATCAAAGAACCCCTAGAAGGGTTTTAGGGAGAAGGGCTGATTTAGTGAGAGTGAGAAAAGTCCATGAGGCTGAAGGTGAGCTTTTAGATGAAAGGCATTTTAAACTCCGCCTGATAACCGACGGAGGGCTCTACATAAAAGAACTAATTTCGGGAGACAATGGGAGGACAACCCCTTCGGTGAGCGAGATATTAGGAAAGAAGGCTTGGTGCGAAAAACTTGATGTGCTGAACATCCTAGATGAGCAGTGA
- a CDS encoding RNA polymerase Rpb4 family protein, which yields MIGRKKLKEEYISIPEARELLLKRKEEGAEENPEEPIFYEARVSIEHAERFSKLPAEKAKELRERLTGLFEWLDGRIATKIVDIMPEDYFDIRVIFAKEEHMPTKEEAEKILEILEEYRE from the coding sequence ATGATAGGGCGCAAGAAGCTTAAGGAGGAATACATCTCAATTCCAGAGGCAAGGGAATTACTACTCAAGAGAAAAGAGGAAGGGGCTGAAGAAAACCCAGAAGAGCCAATATTCTATGAGGCAAGGGTCAGCATTGAGCATGCCGAGAGGTTCTCAAAACTACCAGCAGAAAAGGCAAAAGAGCTTAGAGAAAGGCTAACAGGTCTCTTTGAATGGCTTGATGGGAGAATAGCGACAAAAATTGTTGACATAATGCCCGAAGACTACTTTGACATAAGAGTCATCTTTGCCAAGGAAGAACACATGCCCACCAAAGAGGAAGCAGAAAAGATACTCGAAATACTTGAAGAATATAGGGAGTAG
- a CDS encoding transcriptional regulator, whose product MMTRRQKIIKLLEERDYSVSELAMLLEMRGKGSKKVILEDLKAIANIVKREGKALLIQPAQCRKCGFIFKPEIKIPGRCPKCRSEWIEEPRFKIETR is encoded by the coding sequence ATGATGACGAGAAGACAGAAGATAATAAAGCTTTTGGAGGAGAGGGACTACAGTGTAAGTGAACTTGCAATGCTCCTCGAGATGAGAGGCAAAGGGAGCAAAAAGGTAATCCTTGAAGACCTTAAAGCTATTGCAAATATCGTAAAGCGTGAAGGAAAGGCTCTCCTCATTCAGCCAGCCCAGTGCAGGAAGTGTGGCTTCATATTTAAACCGGAGATAAAAATACCGGGTAGATGTCCAAAGTGCAGGTCGGAATGGATCGAAGAGCCGAGGTTTAAAATCGAGACTCGATAG
- a CDS encoding ferritin-like domain-containing protein: MESKYSNRVIEKLNQIAETLPNLTPKEVISYWISAELEEAEMLYRLSESFRDIAQNNEIANVFLELARESAEHAEALLDAYKKAFHNEEILHVSLPSLEVVLQEELLSRFLKDGNYMELLKALREVEMIAHKTYLYLSEYVEDEKLRDIFKWLAEEELRHYEMLNNLYQTQVPSK, from the coding sequence ATGGAGTCGAAGTATTCCAACCGGGTCATCGAAAAGCTGAACCAAATTGCAGAGACGTTGCCAAACTTGACTCCAAAAGAGGTAATCTCCTATTGGATAAGTGCAGAACTAGAAGAGGCTGAGATGCTCTATAGGCTTTCGGAAAGCTTCAGGGATATTGCACAAAACAATGAAATTGCCAATGTGTTTTTGGAACTTGCTAGGGAGAGTGCAGAACATGCTGAAGCCCTCCTTGATGCATATAAAAAAGCTTTTCATAATGAGGAGATTTTACATGTCAGCTTGCCCTCACTTGAAGTTGTTCTTCAAGAAGAACTACTCAGCAGATTTCTAAAAGATGGGAACTACATGGAGCTTTTAAAGGCATTGAGGGAAGTTGAGATGATTGCACACAAAACATACCTGTATCTTTCCGAGTACGTTGAGGATGAGAAGCTTAGGGATATTTTCAAATGGCTAGCCGAAGAGGAGCTTAGACATTACGAAATGCTCAATAATCTTTATCAGACCCAGGTTCCCTCAAAGTAG
- a CDS encoding S-layer protein, with translation MKVRKIAALAVGAAMVGATLGYASAQSELPGKEFFVKDGMPNVKIVVGSNAAAMDVVSAADIAVALGTLLYTEKEVQAEATAVVVKEDTAYDPDDIPVFKDKYNEETHEYEDLASDANYGWWNGSAWDCDLDEVVYSWTTDSNGLWDYGDVETPTLTWTEVNASVGGDSDLNPLDFTVYDAIMWKFGTPLTEEETIDGKDVTFTVDEEAVGYTVKIDEIRFDKDEWDEHLEDYADLSSKELLPPKDIDLVIPAWAVTYTVDFKVGYWTWPRHKYSGMPYTLYGVDDMGLDEVWVDAAYPGDTIELFGKELKLVDVNASGTVLGPDYVVVVGEAYAPEYMKQGETYTFGDYKVTVLDIDVYDDKALLQVEGPEGSELVIVDADENPTEILFNGGIMVTLYDTFVGIEGNLIAQVEVSTNLEGYEETVEDFFDGWDLEFVLTPEGDGIDKIILTNNKDLKGSEINLFNQFKVYYDYTPYGPDEKDSTTYYGAEAWVRIDPIEPEWEFTEYEIGDEIDDGIIDSVKTEPVKTVEINKITEPITVLDTEVDVNAVDSNLILVGGPVANAITKYLVDQGLSTVDWENSDGDIEYIEDAFGTFDVLIVAGKDRYATRDAAKELMEYLAGL, from the coding sequence ATGAAGGTAAGAAAGATCGCGGCCCTTGCTGTTGGTGCCGCAATGGTTGGAGCAACCCTTGGGTATGCAAGCGCCCAATCAGAGCTTCCAGGAAAGGAGTTCTTTGTTAAGGATGGAATGCCAAACGTTAAAATCGTAGTCGGAAGCAACGCTGCTGCTATGGATGTTGTGAGCGCAGCAGACATAGCTGTTGCACTCGGTACACTCCTCTACACCGAGAAGGAAGTCCAGGCAGAGGCAACCGCAGTCGTTGTCAAGGAAGACACAGCTTACGACCCAGATGACATTCCAGTGTTTAAAGACAAATATAATGAAGAGACTCACGAATATGAAGATTTAGCTAGTGACGCAAACTATGGATGGTGGAATGGAAGTGCCTGGGACTGTGACTTGGATGAGGTAGTGTACTCCTGGACTACAGATTCCAATGGACTATGGGACTATGGCGACGTTGAGACACCAACTTTGACATGGACCGAAGTCAATGCATCAGTAGGTGGGGATTCAGACCTCAACCCACTGGACTTCACAGTATATGATGCAATAATGTGGAAGTTTGGCACACCACTAACAGAAGAAGAAACGATAGATGGAAAAGACGTAACATTCACAGTAGATGAAGAGGCAGTGGGGTACACAGTTAAAATTGACGAGATTAGATTTGACAAAGATGAATGGGACGAACACTTGGAGGACTATGCGGACCTTTCAAGTAAAGAATTACTCCCACCAAAAGACATTGATCTTGTTATCCCAGCATGGGCAGTTACTTATACTGTTGATTTCAAGGTTGGCTACTGGACTTGGCCAAGGCACAAATATTCAGGAATGCCCTACACGCTTTATGGCGTTGATGACATGGGACTTGATGAAGTATGGGTGGATGCAGCATACCCAGGAGACACCATTGAGCTCTTTGGCAAGGAGCTCAAGCTGGTAGATGTTAACGCCAGTGGAACAGTCCTAGGACCTGACTACGTAGTTGTCGTTGGTGAAGCCTACGCGCCAGAATACATGAAGCAAGGAGAAACGTACACCTTTGGAGACTACAAGGTCACAGTCCTCGACATTGACGTTTACGACGACAAGGCATTACTCCAAGTTGAAGGTCCAGAAGGCTCAGAGCTTGTAATTGTTGATGCTGACGAGAACCCCACAGAGATCCTCTTCAATGGAGGAATAATGGTAACACTTTACGACACCTTTGTCGGTATTGAAGGCAACCTCATTGCACAGGTAGAAGTTTCAACAAACCTTGAGGGTTATGAAGAGACAGTCGAAGACTTCTTCGACGGATGGGACTTAGAATTCGTGCTGACTCCAGAAGGAGACGGTATAGACAAAATCATACTTACAAACAACAAAGATCTTAAGGGTTCAGAAATCAACCTCTTCAACCAGTTCAAGGTTTACTATGACTATACTCCATACGGTCCAGATGAGAAAGACAGCACTACATACTACGGAGCAGAGGCCTGGGTAAGAATCGACCCAATCGAACCAGAATGGGAATTCACAGAATATGAAATCGGCGACGAGATTGATGATGGCATCATTGACAGCGTCAAGACAGAGCCAGTCAAGACCGTCGAGATCAACAAGATCACAGAACCAATCACAGTCCTTGACACCGAAGTTGACGTCAACGCAGTTGACAGCAACCTCATCCTCGTCGGTGGACCAGTTGCAAACGCAATCACCAAGTACCTCGTTGACCAAGGACTAAGCACAGTTGACTGGGAGAACAGCGACGGTGACATCGAGTACATCGAAGATGCATTCGGAACATTCGACGTCCTTATCGTTGCCGGTAAGGACAGGTACGCCACAAGAGACGCAGCCAAGGAGCTCATGGAGTACTTGGCTGGCCTCTGA
- a CDS encoding DUF655 domain-containing protein gives MDYYRRRHSYAQSTDKKKRHVEYEEYAYVLDYLPTGYLDLEHRNLRENKPIAQVIGEKAFTLLEVIPKTDLMLYERVFVGKGQRDKVLMITRKLNYDDLTPTAKAELPYVLEEIVKNNEERFVKFFNLAPPITNRLHSLELLPGIGKKHMWDILEEREREPFKSFEDLKHRVKGLPDPVKMIARRILDELENKDRYRLFVGSRRIFRE, from the coding sequence ATGGATTATTATCGTAGAAGACATTCCTATGCCCAAAGCACCGATAAAAAAAAGCGTCATGTGGAGTATGAAGAATACGCATATGTGTTAGATTATCTTCCCACCGGTTATCTCGATCTTGAGCATCGAAACCTTAGGGAAAACAAGCCTATAGCACAGGTTATTGGGGAGAAGGCTTTTACCCTGCTCGAAGTAATCCCCAAGACAGACCTTATGCTCTATGAAAGGGTCTTTGTTGGAAAGGGACAGAGGGACAAGGTATTAATGATAACCAGAAAGCTTAATTACGATGACCTGACTCCAACTGCGAAGGCTGAACTTCCGTACGTCCTTGAGGAAATCGTAAAGAACAATGAAGAGCGTTTTGTGAAGTTTTTCAACCTTGCTCCGCCAATTACGAACAGACTTCACAGCTTAGAACTGCTTCCCGGAATAGGGAAAAAGCACATGTGGGACATCTTGGAAGAGAGGGAAAGAGAACCATTCAAGAGCTTTGAGGATTTAAAGCATAGGGTAAAGGGACTTCCAGATCCCGTGAAAATGATAGCGAGAAGAATCCTGGACGAGCTTGAGAACAAAGACCGCTACAGGCTTTTTGTAGGCTCAAGGAGAATATTCAGGGAGTAG
- a CDS encoding 50S ribosomal protein L21e — protein sequence MVQKAHTVRRKTRGKLSKSPRRRGLPPLTRFLQEFEVGQKVHIVIEPSYHKGMPDPRFHGRTGTVVGKRGDAYIVQLTDGGKVKTFFIHPVHLRPQK from the coding sequence ATGGTTCAAAAAGCCCATACTGTTAGAAGGAAAACCAGAGGTAAGCTTAGCAAATCACCAAGGAGGAGAGGTCTTCCTCCATTAACAAGGTTCCTCCAAGAGTTTGAAGTCGGACAGAAAGTCCACATAGTGATTGAGCCAAGCTACCACAAAGGAATGCCCGATCCAAGGTTCCATGGAAGAACCGGTACAGTAGTTGGAAAAAGGGGAGATGCATACATAGTCCAGCTCACCGATGGCGGTAAAGTTAAGACATTCTTTATTCACCCAGTCCATTTAAGACCCCAGAAGTGA